CGTCGCACCGGTGCTGCCGTGGCATGCGCAGCGTGACCGCGTGGTCGACGTCGCTACCACGCTCGGCATGCTCACCGGCACGCTAGGCAAGATGGCACGCGATATCTCGCTGCTGATGCAGACCGAGGTGGCGGAAGTGGCCGAGCCCGCCGCACCCGGGCGCGGCGGTTCCAGCACCATGCCGCACAAGCGCAATCCGGTCGGCTGCGCGGCGGTGCTGGCGGCATCGGTGCGCGTGCCACCACTGGTGGCCACCATGCTCTCCGGCATGGTGCAGGAGCACGAGCGCGCGCTGGGCGGCTGGCAGGCGGAATGGGACACGCTGCCGCAGATCGTCACGCTGGCCGCGGGCGCGCTGTGCCGGATGGGCGAAGTGGTGGCAGGGCTGCAGGTCGATGCGGCACGCATGCGGGCCAACCTCGATCTCACGCGCGGGCTGATCCTAAGCGAGGCCGCGATGCTGGCGCTGGGCGATTGCATCGGCCGCTTGCCGGCACACAAGCTGGTGGAGAACGCTTCGCGGCGCGCGGTGGAGCAGGGCACGAGCCTGCGCGATGCGTTGGCGGCGATGCTGCACGAAGATCCTGCGCATGCCGGGCTGCTGGATGCAGCCGCACTGGACCGGCTCGCCGATCCGGCCAACTATGCGGGGCAGTCGGTGCAGTTCGCGGATGCCGCGGTGGCAGCGTGGCGGGAAGCGGTGGCGAGGCATTGATGTGCGATCGGCACGACTGCCTGCTGTGTCGGCCTTGCTTGAGGCTGCCTGCGGGATCGCAGGGTTGCCGCCTGTTGGCGGGCGGTACGTCGTGGTGGCGCCGGCCCTCTCCCCCACCCCTCTCCCGCAAGCGGGAGAGGGGAGCGTTCGCGAAGGGTGTTAGCCAACTCGATGGCCTCAGCATAACGGCCGGTTTGCTCCCCTCTCCCGCGCGCGGGAGAGGGGCCGGGGGAGAGGGCCGGCGCCTGTCAAGCCCGCCACGCGCCAATTTCACCAATAACCAACATCCAG
The sequence above is a segment of the Cupriavidus sp. MP-37 genome. Coding sequences within it:
- a CDS encoding 3-carboxy-cis,cis-muconate cycloisomerase; this translates as MPTVTRLTDPISGSPAVLDIFSDAGTVQRMLAVEAALARAEAQCGVIPAAAAAAITEVCREVGAIDRDALAQAAVNSGNLAIPLVRQLTAAVAARDAEAARFVHWGATSQDIIDTALVLQLADALRVLDADLVRLGEACAALATAHRATPMVARTWLQHALPTTFGCKAAGWLDALRRDLTRLDAARAQARALQFGGAAGTLASLGDAAPAVAAALARELGLVAPVLPWHAQRDRVVDVATTLGMLTGTLGKMARDISLLMQTEVAEVAEPAAPGRGGSSTMPHKRNPVGCAAVLAASVRVPPLVATMLSGMVQEHERALGGWQAEWDTLPQIVTLAAGALCRMGEVVAGLQVDAARMRANLDLTRGLILSEAAMLALGDCIGRLPAHKLVENASRRAVEQGTSLRDALAAMLHEDPAHAGLLDAAALDRLADPANYAGQSVQFADAAVAAWREAVARH